The Aspergillus fumigatus Af293 chromosome 5, whole genome shotgun sequence nucleotide sequence TTGAGCGAGTACAGCGGGTGCGCCTCGTTGATTTTCTTGGTGAAAAAGTCGGATTCGTTGAAGACGATGGCCGAGAGGATGGGGTCGTTGGTCTGGTAGACTGTGCGGCCGAGAGTGTTGGTCTTGATTAGGGGACCGTACTGCTCAAAGAGACGCTGGTGGTTGCCCAGGTGGTCTGGGAATATCTGGAAGAAGTTGCCGAAGAAGGGGAGCCCCTTGGGGGAGGGGGCGTTCCGGACAGCATGGCcgtcgatggtgatggcgacGGGAGTTGTGGCTGAGGTGATTTCGTGGAGATCGGTGAGGGATACGTCTTGTCTAGAGAATTCGATTCCTGGGGATTGGGTAAGTTAGTGCTGTCAGTTGGGACTCTGAGATGAGACTCACCACTCGGTTCGACAATGGCGAAATGAGACGCAATCAGGTTTCGCAGGCCCTCGAGATCATTGATGCCGTCAAGCGAGATTGTTCTCGCCGATGAGATCGATTCCCCGAGAAGATAGAACTGTTGTGATGCCATTTCGATAGCTCATTTAGGTCTGGTCGTTCAATGACAGGCATACGAGACGTGTCTCGATGCTGCTGACAGCTTATATACAAGTATGTGACAGCCGGGCATAGAATTACTCACGCAAAAGCTGCGACAGCGTCTGTATACTCGGCCGGCATGCCGCGGACGCATATAGATAATAGAACCGGCATTCCGATTGGCTATATTACCTCGGTATTTATCACATCGTTCCGCTGATCTGCGCGGTCTTAGTTCCCCGGTGCCGACAGCTACGCTCTCGTTCGACGCCCAATAGGATAAATAGGATAGCACTAAGGTAGGAGATAGAGAAAGCAAAGTAATATGCTGCCGAATAGCCGTTGCCGAAGTGGACGAGGCGAATGCCGAGCAATGCGATATAATGTACACGACTATATCATTCCTCGCAGCCCGTCTAGGGCCTATTGAGTGCTTGAAGCGAAGAGTTCTTCTTTTCGCACATTGCAGACATTCATGATGACTGAATTTACCGTCGCAGACGTCGCAGGTCATAAGACCCGTGATGATCTCTGGGTGATCATCCACGGCAAAGGTACGTCCAGGACCTATCTGCTCTGTCAGCAGTGCTAACTTTCCCAGTTTACGATCTCACCAAGTACATTCGGGATCATCCAGGCGGCGCAGATGTGCTGCTGGATGTTGCCGGTACCGATGCCACCGCCGCGTACGAGGACGTCGGACACTCGGAGGATGCGGACGATATCATGCAGACGTATCTGGTGGGCACGTTAAAAGATGCGACTCGGTTTGTTCGCAAGTCCGCTGTGCGTGTTATTCAGCCGACCTCCGTGCCAGTAGCGAAAGACAACAGCTCGTCTCGGGTTGGCAaagttgctgctgccggCTCAGTGGCTGGTCTGCTCAGCTTGCTATACTACGTGCCTCCCCGTCATGGATCATTGCAACTCCCACACGCCCTCTACCAACTGCAGGCATATCTCCCTAGTCTGCACCGCCTGCTGCCGTCCTCCATGACCGGCATGCGCCTGCCACAGGGGGGCTTCGCCAATGGATTCGCAGCCGCAGCCCTACTCTCCGCGATCATCACCGGCATCGTGGGGATGCAAGTGTCGAAACTGACCAAGATCGACTCCGGCTTTACTCGATACCCCCCTCGTATCAAGAGCAAGCCGAGTCCCAAGGCGGATCCTCACAGCATTCCCGGCTTCCTCAACCCCAAGGACTACAAGACGCTCCCTCTGGTGCAGAAAGCCCTCCTCGCGCCCAACGTCTACCGATTCGTCTTCCAACTGCCATCAGCCACAGATATCGTCGGCCTCCCGGTCGGCCAGCACGTCGCCATAAAAGCCACCGTCGATGGCCAAACCGTCACACGATCCTACACGCCAACCTCCAACAACCTCGACCGCGGCTACCTCGAGCTCGTCATCAAATGCTACCCGGACGGCCTTCTGACCGGCCAGTACCTCGCCAACCTGCAAGTCGGCGACAAAGTGCACTTCCGCGGCCCCAAAGGCGCAATGAAGTACCAGCGCAACCTGTGCAAGAAAATCGGCATGATCGCCGGCGGCACAGGCATCACCCCCATGTATCAGCTGATCCGGGCAATCTGCGAGGACGACAAAGATACCACCGAGATCAGCCTGGTGTATGCCAACCGCAGCGAGGGGGATATTCTG carries:
- a CDS encoding putative cytochrome b5 reductase, with amino-acid sequence MMTEFTVADVAGHKTRDDLWVIIHGKVYDLTKYIRDHPGGADVLLDVAGTDATAAYEDVGHSEDADDIMQTYLVGTLKDATRFVRKSAVRVIQPTSVPVAKDNSSSRVGKVAAAGSVAGLLSLLYYVPPRHGSLQLPHALYQLQAYLPSLHRLLPSSMTGMRLPQGGFANGFAAAALLSAIITGIVGMQVSKLTKIDSGFTRYPPRIKSKPSPKADPHSIPGFLNPKDYKTLPLVQKALLAPNVYRFVFQLPSATDIVGLPVGQHVAIKATVDGQTVTRSYTPTSNNLDRGYLELVIKCYPDGLLTGQYLANLQVGDKVHFRGPKGAMKYQRNLCKKIGMIAGGTGITPMYQLIRAICEDDKDTTEISLVYANRSEGDILLREELEAFARRYPKQFQVYYMLDVPPENWTYGKGYVTPAVMAARLPKPAADTKIFLCGPPGMINAAKKGLVSLGFEAPGAVGKMTDQIFCF